One stretch of Oncorhynchus keta strain PuntledgeMale-10-30-2019 chromosome 18, Oket_V2, whole genome shotgun sequence DNA includes these proteins:
- the vwa7 gene encoding von Willebrand factor A domain-containing protein 7 yields MMSQSRGHGGSGVQMRELYVLLCVVLTLPGCRGFLPNFWSRVLTLSLDSYTHQFITEQGVLNVTLETLSMANTHQHTQEQAGLGRGFWHAVGEVVHSNAAMDFLSSTRSDPVYHFDSERVEESMAMLRQFWAQTLLSARAKEYQGARHSLGQLLHSLQDFYSHSNWVEMGQHSIYLHLLHPGQPAFPVATEDTPTCMECHSATCRDNLLPRMTQSQQYPLLLTTGYFSTYPPKPQGKCSHGGVLDSSRHQGAKGGINKDSTSPLFSPHHYLHVEAARLATTATLTVLRDLRDSVGNISFLRLFSVKQPPALVFVMDTTGSMFEEITAARLRAHSIIQARANTPEQPGTFLLVPFHDPGVGPVYETEKPEEFMSYMENLMALGGGDEPEMCLSAIQLALTHSPPLSEIFVFTDASPKDAHLYNAVRALILEKQCKMTFLLTEDPSHKMKGSRRKRRRRETLSPDRFALYSSLSSVSGGLTVFTTNSDIHRVSTIVEDNTAADKVTLLHAESDSDSNLSHSFSVDNAVKCVTLHLTGDLRQCVLSSPTDRTQSLLNQQGPLAECEQFQGLYRISLLSPIEPGQWHLNTIADGHVTFNAIADSNVDFLYYFAVEANGTHPGLAKVEGSPIAGVPTFLVLTVTGLLPNEKASFSHVTLLGANGESLQKVWLNSSSSFASSGEELVGWMASVPRVPFCVRLSGRDGGGNRLERVSTEMIQHTHIKIQVLSIPRLVPGHSTTVFFDVQNHGPARNLTLTADDDRGYLSQRGPHSLSVGERGSVRGEVELQTPKGAEAGGAVTMTLTVRVLDSLDSNYAVLHLTVVPPDPDMSPPSCSIMRVEHTCPGPTQCTGVRWTVSLAVTDRGCSGLASLQLSQGQGILTLLHSPTDPLGDSLEENPKHKPQNQRDSERTSPAHGENGYAELDPRLVQGNPPLNVAQWTGRLPKPLWVRYTSPCCSPQAELLVWDGAGNMRRCHLTASQQRGTRERSGVSDSAGEMPLQSCFLLFSLLSLIWTVPLLVDVGSFLYVK; encoded by the exons ATGATGTCACAGAGCAGGGGTCATGGTGGGTCAGGGGTTCAGATGAGGGAGCTGTATGTTCTGCTGTGTGTGGTACTGACTCTACCAGGCTGCAGAGGCTTCCTCCCCAACTTCTGGTCCcgtgtgttaaccctgtccttGGACTCCTACACACACCAATTCATCACTGAGCAGGGTGTCCTCAATGTCACTCTGGAGACACTGAGCATGGCcaacacacaccagcacacacagGAGCAG GCAGGTCTGGGTCGGGGGTTCTGGCATGCAGTGGGGGAGGTGGTGCATTCCAATGCGGCCATGGACTTCCTGAGCTCCACACGGTCCGACCCAGTCTACCACTTTGACTCGGAGCGCGTGGAGGAATCTATGGCGATGCTACGGCAGTTCTGGGCCCAAACCCTGCTCTCTGCACGAGCCAAAGAGTACCAGGGGGCGAGACACAGTCTGGGACAGCTGCTACACTCATTGCAG GATTTCTACAGCCACAGTAACTGGGTGGAGATGGGTCAGCACTCAATATACCTCCACCTGCTGCATCCTGGGCAGCCAGCCTTCCCTGTAGCCACAG AGGACACTCCTACCTGTATGGAGTGTCACAGCGCTACCTGCAGAGATAACCTCCTGCCCAGAATGACCCAAAGTCAGCAGTACCCTCTACTGCTCACCACTGGGTACTTTAGCACCTACCCACCCAAACCACAAG GGAAGTGTAGTCACGGGGGAGTACTGGACAGCAGTCGTCACCAGGGGGCCAAGGGGGGCATCAATAAGGACAGcacctcccccctcttctccccccatCACTACCTCCATGTGGAGGCTGCCCGCCTCGCTACCACGGCAACCCTTACTGTGCTCAGAGACCTCCGAGACAGTGTGGGCAACATCAGCTTCCTCAG ACTCTTCAGTGTGAAGCAGCCTCCAGCGCTGGTGTTTGTCATGGACACCACAGGCAGCATGTTTGAGGAAATCACCGCAGCCCGCCTCCGTGCCCACTCTATCATCCAGGCCCGCGCCAACACTCCCGAGCAGCCTGGCACCTTCCTGCTGGTGCCCTTCCATGACCCAG GGGTGGGGCCGGTGTATGAGACAGAGAAACCGGAGGAGTTCATGAGCTATATGGAGAACCTGATGGCTCTGGGTGGAGGAGATGAACCTGAGATGTGTCTTTCTGCCATACAG CTGGCCCTCACTCATAGCCCACCCCTGTCAGAGATATTTGTATTCACTGATGCCTCCCCTAAAGATGCTCACCTGTACAATGCTGTGAGGGCTCTTATACTCGAGAAACAATGCAAG ATGACCTTCCTCCTGACTGAAGACCCCAGTCACAAGATGAAGGgcagcaggaggaagaggaggaggagggagactctgTCCCCTGACCGTTTCgctctctactcctccctgtcctctgtttCCGGGGGACTGACTGTCTTCACCACTAACTCAGACATCCACCGTGTCTCTACCATAGTTGAGGACAACACAGCTGCAGATAAG GTGACTCTGCTACATGCAGAGAGTGATAGTGACTCCAACTTATCCCACTCCTTCAGTGTGGACAATGCAGTGAAGTGCGTGACCCTTCACCTCACTGGAGACCTCAGACAATGTGTCCTCAGCAGCCCAACTG aTCGTACTCAGTCTCTGTTGAATCAGCAGGGTCCCCTGGCAGAGTGTGAGCAGTTTCAGGGTCTGTACAGGATCAGCCTGCTGTCCCCTATAGAGCCAGGCCAGTGGCACCTCAACACCATTGCTGATGGTCATGTTACCTTTAATGCCATAG CTGACAGCAATGTGGACTTCCTGTATTACTTTGCTGTGGAGGCCAATGGAACGCATCCAGGCCTGGCTAAAGTGGAGGGGAGTCCAATCGCAG GTGTCCCAACCTTTCTAGTGCTGACTGTCACAGGTCTATTGCCCAATGAGAAGGCCTCTTTCAGTCACGTGACCCTGCTGGGAGCCAATGGGGAGAGCCTCCAGAAAGTGTGGCTAAACTCGTCCTCTTCATTTGCGTCCTCTGGAGAGGAGCTGGTTGGCTGGATGGCCTCTGTTCCCAGGGTGCCGTTCTGTGTCCGTCTATCCGGCAGAGACGGGGGAGGGAACCGCCTGGAACGCGTCTCCACGGAGATGATCCAGCACACACACATTAAGATACAg gtccTGTCTATCCCACGTCTGGTTCCTGGCCACAGTACGACAGTATTTTTTGATGTTCAGAACCACGGCCCCGCCCGAAACCTCACCCTGACCGCTGACGATGACCGGGGATATCTCTCTCAGAGAGGACCACACAG cctctctgtgggggagagagggtcagTGAGGGGGGAGGTGGAGCTCCAAACTCCTAAGGGGGCTGAGGCAGGAGGGGCTGTCACTATGACTCTGACAGTGCGAGTGCTGGACTCCCTGGACTCCAACTACGCAGTGTTGCACCTGACTGTGGTTCCTCCG GATCCTGACATGTCTCCCCCATCATGTTCCATCATGCGAGTAGAACACACCTGCCCAGGCCCGACTCAGTGCACAGGAGTCAGATGGACTGTCTCTCTGGCTGTGACAGACAGGGGGTGCTCTGGCCTGGCTtccctccagctctctcagggTCAGGGCATTCTCACCCTGCTCCACAGCCCAACAGACCCCCTAGGGGACAGCCTGGAGGAGAACCCCAAGCACAAACCTCAGaaccagagagacagtgagaggacaaGCCCAGCACATGGGGAGAATGGCTATGCTGAACTGGATCCCAGGCTGGTACAAGGTAACCCTCCTCTGAACGTGGCCCAGTGGACAGGTAGATTGCCCAAGCCTCTGTGGGTGAGGTACACCTCCCCCTGCTGCTCCCCCCAGGCGGAGCTCCTGGTGTGGGACGGGGCCGGAAATATGAGGCGCTGCCATCTGACCGCCAGCCAGCAGAGGGGTACacgggagaggagtggagtgtcAGACAGTGCTGGAGAGATGCCGCTGCAAAGTTGCTTCCTGTTGTTTTCATTGTTGAGTTTGATTTGGACTGTTCCCCTGTTGGTTGATGTGGGATCATTTCTCTATGTCAAATAA